In the Eptesicus fuscus isolate TK198812 chromosome 12, DD_ASM_mEF_20220401, whole genome shotgun sequence genome, one interval contains:
- the CENPB gene encoding major centromere autoantigen B yields the protein MGPKRRQLTFREKSRIIQEVEENPDLRKGEIARRFNIPPSTLSTILKNKRAILASERKYGVASTCRKTNKLSPYDKLEGLLIAWFQQIRAAGLPVKGIILKEKALRIAEELGMDDFTASNGWLDRFRRRHGVVSCSGVARARSRSTAPRAPAAPASPPAVPSEGSGGSTTGWRAQEEQPPSVAEGYASQDVFSATETSLWYDFLPDQAAGLCGSDGRARRATQRLSVLLCANADGSEKLPPLVAGKSAKPRAGQAGLPCDYTANSKGGVTTQALAKYLKALDTRMAAESRRVLLLAGRLAAQSVDTSGLRHVQLAFFPPGTVQPLERGVVQQVKGHYRQAMLLKAMAALEGQDRSGLQLGLMEALHFVAAAWQAVEPSDIAACFREAGFGGGPNATITTAFKSEGEEEEEEEEEEEEEEEEGEGEEEELEEEEEEGEEEEEAGEGEELGEEEEVEEEGDVDDSEEEEEEEEEEEESSSEGLEAEDWAQGVVEAGGSFGGYGAQEEAQYPTLHFLEGEADSESDSEEEEDDDDDDDDEDDEDEDGDEVPVPSFGEAMAYFAMVKRYLTSFPIDDRVQSHILHLEHDLVHVTRKNHARQAGVRGLGHQS from the coding sequence ATGGGCCCCAAGCGGCGGCAGCTGACGTTCCGGGAGAAGTCGCGGATCATTCAGGAGGTGGAGGAGAACCCGGACCTGCGCAAAGGCGAGATCGCGCGGCGCTTCAACATCCCGCCGTCCACGCTGAGCACCATCCTGAAGAACAAGCGCGCCATCCTGGCGTCGGAGCGCAAGTACGGTGTGGCCTCCACCTGCCGCAAGACCAACAAGCTGTCTCCTTACGACAAGCTCGAGGGGCTGCTCATCGCCTGGTTCCAACAGATCCGCGCTGCTGGTCTGCCCGTGAAGGGCATCATTCTCAAGGAGAAGGCTCTGCGGATAGCCGAGGAGCTGGGCATGGATGACTTTACTGCCTCCAACGGCTGGCTGGACCGCTTCCGCCGGCGCCACGGAGTCGTGTCCTGCAGCGGGGTGGCCCGCGCCCGCTCACGCAGCACTGCCCCCCGAGCCCCAGCAGCGCCCGCCAGCCCACCCGCGGTGCCCTCGGAGGGCAGCGGCGGGAGCACAACGGGCTGGCGCGCTCAGGAGGAGCAGCCGCCTTCGGTGGCCGAGGGCTATGCCTCCCAGGACGTGTTCAGCGCCACGGAGACCAGTTTATGGTACGACTTTCTGCCCGATCAGGCCGCGGGGCTGTGCGGCAGCGATGGACGGGCTCGCAGAGCCACCCAACGCCTGAGTGTGTTGCTGTGCGCCAACGCCGACGGCAGCGAGAAGCTGCCCCCACTGGTGGCCGGCAAGTCAGCCAAGCCCCGTGCTGGCCAAGCTGGCCTGCCCTGCGACTACACCGCCAACTCCAAGGGTGGTGTTaccacccaggccctggccaaGTACCTGAAGGCCCTAGACACCCGCATGGCTGCAGAGTCTCGCCGAGTCCTGCTACTTGCTGGCCGCCTGGCTGCCCAGTCCGTGGATACCTCAGGCCTCCGGCATGTGCAGCTAGCCTTCTTCCCGCCCGGCACTGTGCAGCCCCTGGAGCGGGGAGTTGTCCAACAGGTGAAGGGCCACTATCGCCAGGCTATGCTGCTCAAGGCCATGGCTGCGCTAGAGGGCCAAGATCGGTCAGGCCTGCAGCTGGGCCTCATGGAGGCCCTGCACTTCGTGGCTGCAGCTTGGCAGGCAGTGGAGCCTTCCGACATAGCTGCCTGCTTTCGGGAGGCTGGCTTCGGGGGTGGCCCGAATGCTACCATCACCACTGCCTTCAAGAgcgagggagaggaggaggaggaggaggaggaggaggaagaagaagaggaagaggagggagaaggggaggaggaggagctagaggaggaggaggaggaaggggaggaagaggaggaagcaggggaaggagaggagttgggggaggaggaggaggtggaagaggagggtGATGTTGATGacagtgaggaagaggaagaggaagaggaggaggaggaggagagctccTCTGAAGGCTTGGAGGCAGAGGACTGGGCCCAGGGTGTAGTGGAGGCCGGTGGTAGCTTCGGAGGCTATGGTGCCCAGGAGGAGGCCCAGTACCCTACCCTCCATTTCCTGGAAGGTGAGGCAGACTCTGAGTCGGacagtgaggaagaggaggacgaTGATGACGACGacgatgatgaagatgatgaagatGAGGATGGTGATGAGGTGCCTGTGCCTAGCTTTGGGGAGGCCATGGCTTACTTCGCGATGGTAAAGAGGTACCTGACCTCCTTCCCCATTGATGATCGTGTGCAGAGCCACATCCTCCACTTGGAACACGATCTGGTCCATGTGACCAGGAAGAACCATGCCAGGCAGGCAGGAGTTCGGGGTCTTGGACATcaaagctga
- the SPEF1 gene encoding sperm flagellar protein 1 isoform X2, whose amino-acid sequence MAGSVDEEALHQLYLWIDNIPLSRPKRNLSRDFSDGVLVAEVIKFYFPKMVEMHNYVPANSLQQKLSNWGHLNRKVLNKLNFSVPEDVMHQIVQCTPGVVELVLIPLRQRLEERRRRRKQGSGSLQELVPQDGSGYMDVGLSQKARGEGAQDPQGGGQLRGGRQPVPRRPGYSQMQHGDPSFILQIAEKEQELLASQETVQVLQMKVRRLEHLLQLKNVRIDDLSRRLQQAERKQRRMDHFPEPRNRVRRPD is encoded by the exons ATGGCGGGCAGTGTGGACGAGGAGGCGCTGCACCAGCTGTACCTGTGGATAGACAACATCCCTCTGTCCCGGCCCAAGAGAAATCTCTCCCGGGACTTCAGTGACGGAG TCCTGGTTGCAGAAGTCATCAAGTTTTACTTCCCCAAGATGGTGGAGATGCACAATTATGTCCCTGCCAACTCTCTCCAGCAGAAGCTCAGCAACTGGGGTCACCTGAACAG GAAGGTGCTGAACAAGCTGAATTTCTCGGTGCCGGAGGACGTGATGCACCAGATCGTGCAGTGCACCCCGGGCGTGGTGGAGCTGGTTCTCATTCCACTGAGGCAGCGCCTGGAAGAGCGGCGGAGACGCAGGAAGCAGGGCTCGGGCTCCTTACAG GAGCTGGTTCCCCAGGATGGCAGTGGCTACATGGATGTGG GTTTGTCCCAGAAGGCCCGAGGGGAAGGTGCCCAGGACCcccagggaggggggcagctcAG GGGGGGCCGGCAGCCGGTGCCCCGGCGTCCCGGGTATAGCCAGATGCAGCACGGGGACCCAAGCTTCATCCTCCAGATTGCTGAGAAGGAGCAGGAATTGTTGGCCTCGCAGGAGACTGTGCAG GTCCTGCAGATGAAGGTGCGGCGCTTGGAGCACCTGCTTCAGCTCAAGAACGTGCGCATCGACGACCTCTCCCGCCGGCTCCAGCAAGCCGAACGGAAGCAGCG GAGAATGGACCACTTTCCAGAACCCAGAAACCGTGTGCGGAGACCTG ACTGA
- the SPEF1 gene encoding sperm flagellar protein 1 isoform X3: MAGSVDEEALHQLYLWIDNIPLSRPKRNLSRDFSDGVLVAEVIKFYFPKMVEMHNYVPANSLQQKLSNWGHLNRKVLNKLNFSVPEDVMHQIVQCTPGVVELVLIPLRQRLEERRRRRKQGSGSLQELVPQDGSGYMDVGLSQKARGEGAQDPQGGGQLRGGRQPVPRRPGYSQMQHGDPSFILQIAEKEQELLASQETVQVLQMKVRRLEHLLQLKNVRIDDLSRRLQQAERKQR; the protein is encoded by the exons ATGGCGGGCAGTGTGGACGAGGAGGCGCTGCACCAGCTGTACCTGTGGATAGACAACATCCCTCTGTCCCGGCCCAAGAGAAATCTCTCCCGGGACTTCAGTGACGGAG TCCTGGTTGCAGAAGTCATCAAGTTTTACTTCCCCAAGATGGTGGAGATGCACAATTATGTCCCTGCCAACTCTCTCCAGCAGAAGCTCAGCAACTGGGGTCACCTGAACAG GAAGGTGCTGAACAAGCTGAATTTCTCGGTGCCGGAGGACGTGATGCACCAGATCGTGCAGTGCACCCCGGGCGTGGTGGAGCTGGTTCTCATTCCACTGAGGCAGCGCCTGGAAGAGCGGCGGAGACGCAGGAAGCAGGGCTCGGGCTCCTTACAG GAGCTGGTTCCCCAGGATGGCAGTGGCTACATGGATGTGG GTTTGTCCCAGAAGGCCCGAGGGGAAGGTGCCCAGGACCcccagggaggggggcagctcAG GGGGGGCCGGCAGCCGGTGCCCCGGCGTCCCGGGTATAGCCAGATGCAGCACGGGGACCCAAGCTTCATCCTCCAGATTGCTGAGAAGGAGCAGGAATTGTTGGCCTCGCAGGAGACTGTGCAG GTCCTGCAGATGAAGGTGCGGCGCTTGGAGCACCTGCTTCAGCTCAAGAACGTGCGCATCGACGACCTCTCCCGCCGGCTCCAGCAAGCCGAACGGAAGCAGCGGTGA
- the SPEF1 gene encoding sperm flagellar protein 1 isoform X1 — translation MAGSVDEEALHQLYLWIDNIPLSRPKRNLSRDFSDGVLVAEVIKFYFPKMVEMHNYVPANSLQQKLSNWGHLNRKVLNKLNFSVPEDVMHQIVQCTPGVVELVLIPLRQRLEERRRRRKQGSGSLQELVPQDGSGYMDVGLSQKARGEGAQDPQGGGQLRGGRQPVPRRPGYSQMQHGDPSFILQIAEKEQELLASQETVQVLQMKVRRLEHLLQLKNVRIDDLSRRLQQAERKQRRMDHFPEPRNRVRRPGVYPKAVRDTRGSTLELPVLGFGGWSPHWVRTTRTGSPSSCENSDVSI, via the exons ATGGCGGGCAGTGTGGACGAGGAGGCGCTGCACCAGCTGTACCTGTGGATAGACAACATCCCTCTGTCCCGGCCCAAGAGAAATCTCTCCCGGGACTTCAGTGACGGAG TCCTGGTTGCAGAAGTCATCAAGTTTTACTTCCCCAAGATGGTGGAGATGCACAATTATGTCCCTGCCAACTCTCTCCAGCAGAAGCTCAGCAACTGGGGTCACCTGAACAG GAAGGTGCTGAACAAGCTGAATTTCTCGGTGCCGGAGGACGTGATGCACCAGATCGTGCAGTGCACCCCGGGCGTGGTGGAGCTGGTTCTCATTCCACTGAGGCAGCGCCTGGAAGAGCGGCGGAGACGCAGGAAGCAGGGCTCGGGCTCCTTACAG GAGCTGGTTCCCCAGGATGGCAGTGGCTACATGGATGTGG GTTTGTCCCAGAAGGCCCGAGGGGAAGGTGCCCAGGACCcccagggaggggggcagctcAG GGGGGGCCGGCAGCCGGTGCCCCGGCGTCCCGGGTATAGCCAGATGCAGCACGGGGACCCAAGCTTCATCCTCCAGATTGCTGAGAAGGAGCAGGAATTGTTGGCCTCGCAGGAGACTGTGCAG GTCCTGCAGATGAAGGTGCGGCGCTTGGAGCACCTGCTTCAGCTCAAGAACGTGCGCATCGACGACCTCTCCCGCCGGCTCCAGCAAGCCGAACGGAAGCAGCG GAGAATGGACCACTTTCCAGAACCCAGAAACCGTGTGCGGAGACCTGGTGTGTACCCCAAAGCAGTGAGAGACACCAGGGGCTCCACTTTGGAGCTCCCTGTGCTGGGCTTTGGGGGATGGTCCCCCCACTGGGTGCGCACCACTAGAACCGGGTCCCCATCCAGCTGTGAGAACAGTGATGTCTCCATCTAG
- the LOC103285636 gene encoding 40S ribosomal protein S29-like, with protein MGHQQLYWSHLRKLSQGSPPCHVCSNCHSLIRKYGLNICRQCFCQYAKDIRFIKLD; from the coding sequence ATGGGTCACCAGCAACTCTACTGGAGCCATCTGAGGAAACTCAGCCAGGGTTCTCCTCCTTGCCACGTCTGCTCAAACTGCCACAGTCTGATCCGGAAATACGGCCTCAACATATGTCGCCAGTGTTTCTGTCAGTACGCGAAGGACATACGCTTCATTAAGTTGGACTAA